The following proteins come from a genomic window of Lolium rigidum isolate FL_2022 chromosome 5, APGP_CSIRO_Lrig_0.1, whole genome shotgun sequence:
- the LOC124658050 gene encoding protein kinase PINOID-like, protein MVAAVQARVPWKPPAREKVAAEVMPGALPSPAAAEEGLSDLETASSTGAPNSSISSASSAGSVARCSSLSRLSFDCTPSAAVAAAASCSPRPVAPLRPHRSGDVAWAAIRAFSASSSTPATPLGPADFKLVRRVGAGDIGTVYLCRLRAATPEEEDSSPSTCLYAMKVVDRRLVAKKRKLERAAAERRILRLLDHPFLPTLFADFDAAPRFSCVVTEFCPGGDLHSLRHRMPSRRFPPVSARFYAAEVLLALEYLHMMGVVYRDLKPENVLIRADGHIMLTDFDLSLESTSSPSLVLPAPVADDDEEEPSAASCFPLRFRRRQRRPRRCAAPSPPRFVAEPVAARSSSFVGTHEYVAPEVASGGAHGAAVDWWAYGVFLYELLHGRTPFAGATNEETLRNIVRSPLAFPVSTSGSAISTDMATAKDLITRLLHKDPAARLGSLRGAADVKAHPFFKNLNFALLRSSRPPVVPGAPMHRSQSCKAPASRKPDPRFDLF, encoded by the coding sequence ATGGTGGCCGCGGTTCAAGCTCGGGTTCCCTGGAAGCCACCGGCGAGGGAGAAGGTTGCGGCGGAGGTGATGCCGGGTGCGCTGCCTTCACCGGCGGCGGCTGAGGAGGGGCTGTCGGACCTGGAGACGGCGTCCTCCACGGGGGCGCCCAACTCGAGCATcagctccgccagcagcgccggcaGCGTCGCGCGCTGCTCCAGCCTCTCGCGCCTCTCCTTCGACTGCACCCCGTCCGCGGccgtcgcggcggcggcctcctgcTCGCCGCGCCCCGTCGCGCCGCTCCGTCCTCACCGTTCAGGCGACGTGGCGTGGGCGGCCATCCGCGCGTTCTCGGCGTCCTCCTCCACCCCGGCGACCCCGCTCGGCCCGGCGGACTTCAAGCTGGTGCGCCGCGTCGGCGCCGGCGACATCGGCACGGTGTACCTGTGCCGCCTCCGCGCCGCCAccccggaggaggaggactcgagcCCGTCGACCTGCCTGTACGCGATGAAGGTGGTGGACCGCCGCCTCGtcgccaagaagcgcaagctggaGCGGGCGGCCGCCGAGCGCCGCATCCTGCGGCTGCTTGACCACCCGTTCCTCCCCACGCTCTTCGCCGACTTCGACGCCGCGCCGCGCTTCTCCTGCGTCGTCACCGAGTTCTGCCCCGGCGGGGACCTCCACTCGCTCCGCCACCGCATGCCGTCGCGACGCTTCCCGCCCGTGTCCGCGAGGTTCTACGCCGCCGAGGTGCTGCTCGCGCTCGAGTACCTCCACATGATGGGCGTCGTGTACCGCGACCTCAAGCCGGAGAACGTGCTCATCAGGGCCGACGGCCACATCATGCTCACCGACTTCGACCTCTCGCTCGAGTCCACCTCCTCGCCGTCCCTGGTGCTTCCGGCACCAGTCGCtgacgatgacgaagaagaacCGAGCGCCGCGTCCTGCTTCCCGTTGCGGTTCAGGCGGCGACAGAGGCGTCCTCGCCGTTGCGCGGCGCCGTCGCCCCCGCGGTTCGTGGCGGAGCCGGTGGCCGCGCGGTCGAGCTCCTTCGTCGGGACGCACGAGTACGTGGCGCCGGAGGTCGCCAGCGGCGGCGCGCACGGCGCCGCCGTGGACTGGTGGGCCTACGGTGTGTTCCTCTACGAGCTCCTCCACGGCCGCACCCCGTTCGCCGGCGCCACCAATGAGGAGACGCTCCGGAACATCGTGCGCTCCCCGCTCGCCTTCCCCGTCTCCACCAGCGGCTCCGCCATCAGCACCGACATGGCCACTGCGAAGGACCTCATCACGCGCCTCCTCCACAAGGACCCCGCCGCCCGCCTCGGGTCACTGCGCGGCGCCGCGGACGTGAAGGCCCACCCCTTCTTCAAGAACCTCAACTTCGCGCTCCTCCGTTCCTCCCGGCCGCCCGTCGTCCCCGGCGCGCCGATGCACCGGTCACAGTCCTGCAAGGCGCCGGCGTCGCGCAAGCCGGACCCCCGCTTCGACCTGTTCTGA